Genomic DNA from Caldicellulosiruptoraceae bacterium PP1:
CACGTGCTAATGAAATGATAAATAACTTTATAAAACCCGGGCTTGAAGATGTATGTGTCTCAAGAACAACATTAAAATGGGGGATTGAGGTTCCATTTGATACAAAACATGTTATTTATGTTTGGATAGATGCATTATCTAACTATATCACAGCTTTAGGATATCTTTCAGAAGATGATAGCAAATTTAAAAAATACTGGCCTGCTGATGTTCATTTGGTAGGCAAAGAAATAGTAAGATTTCATACAATAATATGGCCTGCAATGCTTATGGCATTAGATCTTCCTCTTCCAAAGACTGTTTTTGGACATGGTTGGCTTTTGTTAGATGGTGGAAAAATGTCAAAGTCAAAGGGTAATGTTGTAGATCCTGTTATTTTAGCTCAAAAGTATAGTGTTGACAGCTTAAGATACTTTTTATTAAGAGAGATTGCTTTTGGTTCTGATGGATTATTTTCGGAGGATGCACTTAAACAAAGACATAATTCTGATTTAGCAAATGACTTAGGAAATCTTTTGTCAAGAACAACAACAATGGTCGAAAAGTACTTTGGAGGGGTTTTAGAAAACTCTAAAAAAGAAGAACCTATTGATGAAGAACTAAAACAAGCAGCAAAAAATGCTTTTGAAGCTTGTACAAAATATCTTGATGATTTTATGTTTTCAAATGCATTGATAGAGATATGGAAACTTATTGCAAGAGCAAATAAATATATAGATGAAACAATGCCATGGGTATTAGGAAAAACAGAAGAAGGGAAAGAAAGGCTTGGAACTGTTCTATATAATCTTGTTGAAACACTACGAATTGTTTCAATATTGATAGAACCATTTATGCCTAAAACAACACCAAAGATATTAGCCCAGATTGGTATTGATTACAATAATAAAGAGTTAACTAAATGGGAGAGTGCTAGTGAATTTGGCAAAATAACAGAAAAACTTCAGGTAAAAAGAGGGGATATTCTTTTTCCAAGAATAATTGATGAGGAGGCAGACAAAGTGGAAGAACAAAAGAAACAAGAGGTAAAAGTTGAGAATACGCAAAATCAAGATAAAGCAAATGTAAAAGAATTGCTATCAATAGATGATTTTGCTAAAGTTGAGCTTAAAGTAGCAAAGATTTTAGAAGCAAGCAAGATAGAGGGTGCTGATAAACTATTAAAACTTCAAATTAGCCTTGGTGATGAACAAAGACAAATTGTTGCAGGCATTGCAAAATTTTATGCTCCTGATGAACTTGTTGGGAAGAAGATTGTTGTTGTTGCAAATCTAAAACCAGCTAAACTAAGAGGGATAGAATCACAAGGAATGCTTCTTGCTGCAAGCATAGGTGACAAATTAACGCTTATTACTCCAGAAAAAGATATTGAAGAAGGAGCAAGGGTAAAATAATGATTGATGTCCATGCACATTATGATGATGAAAAATTTTCTGATGATTTAGAAGATGTGATGGCAAGGCTAAAAGAAGAGGATATAACTGCCATTACATCTTCTTCTGATGTTAGAAGCTCAATTAAAAACAAAGAAATTGCAGAAAGATATTCAAATATATACTTTACTGTTGGGGTACATCCTCATGAAGCAGAAAAGGCTAGTATAGACTATTTAGATAAGTTAAAAAGCCTGTCAGAACATAGTAAATGTGTTGCTATTGGTGAAATTGGACTTGATTTTTACTATGATTTTTCTCCAAGAGATGTTCAAAAAAAGGTGTTTATAGAACAAATAGAGTTAGCATTAGAATTAAAAAAGCCAATTGTTGTTCATGATAGGGAAGCTCATAAAGACACTTTAGATATTATAAAGCAATATGCAAATAAAGATATAAAAATACTTTTACATTGCTATTCTGGTTCTTTGGAAATGGCTAAAATACTTATGAATTATGAGATTTCAATATCTGTTGGTGGAGTTGTGACATTTAATAATGCAAAGAAGCTTGTTGAGGTTGTAAAAGAGTATCCACTTGACCTTATTATGCTTGAAACTGATGCTCCATACCTTACACCTGTGCCTCATAGAGGTAAAAGAAATGATTCTACTTATCTCAAATATG
This window encodes:
- the metG gene encoding methionine--tRNA ligase, whose amino-acid sequence is MSNKFYITTPIYYPSDKLHVGHTYCTVAADTIARYKRIRGYDVYFLTGTDEHGQKIERKAQDVGKTPQEYVDNIVEGIKDLWKLMNISYDDFIRTTEERHKKVVQKIFTKLYEQGDIYKSEYEGWYCTPCESFWLDRQLIDGKCPDCGRPVEKAREESYFFKLSKYQDRLIKHIEENPNFIVPQSRANEMINNFIKPGLEDVCVSRTTLKWGIEVPFDTKHVIYVWIDALSNYITALGYLSEDDSKFKKYWPADVHLVGKEIVRFHTIIWPAMLMALDLPLPKTVFGHGWLLLDGGKMSKSKGNVVDPVILAQKYSVDSLRYFLLREIAFGSDGLFSEDALKQRHNSDLANDLGNLLSRTTTMVEKYFGGVLENSKKEEPIDEELKQAAKNAFEACTKYLDDFMFSNALIEIWKLIARANKYIDETMPWVLGKTEEGKERLGTVLYNLVETLRIVSILIEPFMPKTTPKILAQIGIDYNNKELTKWESASEFGKITEKLQVKRGDILFPRIIDEEADKVEEQKKQEVKVENTQNQDKANVKELLSIDDFAKVELKVAKILEASKIEGADKLLKLQISLGDEQRQIVAGIAKFYAPDELVGKKIVVVANLKPAKLRGIESQGMLLAASIGDKLTLITPEKDIEEGARVK
- a CDS encoding TatD family hydrolase, producing MMIDVHAHYDDEKFSDDLEDVMARLKEEDITAITSSSDVRSSIKNKEIAERYSNIYFTVGVHPHEAEKASIDYLDKLKSLSEHSKCVAIGEIGLDFYYDFSPRDVQKKVFIEQIELALELKKPIVVHDREAHKDTLDIIKQYANKDIKILLHCYSGSLEMAKILMNYEISISVGGVVTFNNAKKLVEVVKEYPLDLIMLETDAPYLTPVPHRGKRNDSTYLKYVVEKVAQIKGITIEEVIDKTKNNAKKFFGL